A region of the Massilia sp. erpn genome:
GAACTGCTGTCCTACACCGTCTACCGCTGGGAATGCGCGATCCGCGGCTCGGTGGTGATGGGCTTTGTCGGCGCCGGCGGCCTGGGGCAGCGCATGGATGAATCGATGAAGATGCTGGCGGGCGGCGAAGTGGCATCCATGCTGCTGGTCTTCGTGCTGCTGGTGGCTGCCGCCGACCTGTTCTCGCGCCTGCTGCGCCGGAGGCTGGCATGAGCCAGCATGAAGACCATGCGGTGCCAGCGATGCCGGCCGCGCCGCGCCTGCACTGGTCCGGTCCCGCGCTGGGCTTGGCGCTGATGGCGCTCGTCATCGCCAGCTTCGCCAGCCTGCCGCTGAAATGGCACGACTTCTTCAGCACCGATGCCGTGGCCAGCGTGGCCGAATTCCTGGCCGGCTTCGCGCCGCCCGAAACGGGAAGCGGCTTCCTGCGCAAGACGGCACTGGCGACCGGCGAAACCCTGGCCATGTCGGCCCTCGGCACCCTGCTGGCGGTGGCGGGCGGCATGCTGCTGGCCCTGCCCGGCGCAGGACGCTTTGGCCGGAGCGCGCGCGGCGCGGTGCGCGTGCTGCTCAATGTATTGCGCTCGGTGCCGGAACTGGTATGGGCTTCCATCCTGCTGATCGCCGCCGGCCTTGGTCCCTTTGCCGGCACGCTCGCGCTGGCCGCGCACACGGCCGGCGTGCTGGGGCGCCTGTTCGCCGATGCGCTGGAAAACGCCGCGCCGCTGCCGGAGCAAAGCCTGCGCGCCAACGGCGCGCCGCCGCTGGCCGCCTTCTTCTATGCCACGCTGCCGCAAACGCTGCCGCAGATGCTGTCCTACACCCTGTACCGCTGGGAGAACAATATCCGCGCCGCAGCCATCCTGGGCGTGGTGGGCGCGGGCGGCCTGGGGCAGATGCTGAAGTATCATCTCTCGCTGTTCCAGATGCAGAAGGCGGCGACGGTGATCCTGGCCATGCTGCTGCTGGTGGCCCTGGTCGATGCCGTCAGCTTCGCGCTGCGGCGCGCCTTGACGCGCTGACTTTCAACCCAAGGAAGACGATGCTCGAATTACGTAAACTGTATAAATCGTATGCCAACGGCCATCCCGTGCTGTCCGGCCTGTCCTACCGTTTCCGCGCCGGCGAGTTCGTCGCCATCATGGGTGAATCGGGCGTCGGCAAATCGACGCTGCTCAATCTGATCGCGGGCCTCGACCATCCCGATGCCGGCCCCGGCACGCCTATCGTGGTCGACGGCGTGGCCATGGCCGCGCTGGACGATGATGCCGCAACCAAACTGCGGCGCGAGCGCATGGGCTTTATCTTCCAGGCCTTCCACGTGCTGCCGCACTTGAGCTTGCTGCAAAACGTCGCCCTGCCTTTATTGCTCAACGGCATGCCGCAACAGCGCGCGGCGGAGATGCTGGCGGCCGTTGGCCTGGCGGGCCGCGAACATGATTATCCGCAACAACTTTCCGGTGGGGAAATGCAGCGCGTGGCGATTGCGCGCGCCCTGGTGCACCGGCCCGCGCTGGTGCTGGCCGACGAACCCACCGGCAACCTCGATCCCGACACCGCCGGCGCCATCCTGCAGCTGTTACAAAGGGAAATAAAAGCCAGCGGCGCCTGTGCCATCATGGTCACGCACTCGCATGCGGCGGCCGCGATGGCCGACCGCACCTTGATCCTGACGAAGGAGGGCTTACAAGAAACAACATCTGTCAACGCGCTAGCTCAATAAAACTCATAAATATCGAACAAAAACGCGCAAAAATTTTTTTGCGTAGTATAGTTTAATTAACTTGCTTGGTTATCAATGATAGTTGAGTTAGTCGCCACCCTCACCGCCAGTTGTGGCGGCTAGACAAGCCAGGAAGAGCCAGTCCTATCCACGTGACCTTAGGGAGGAGCAAATGAGCGTGCGGCAAAAAAAACTGGAACTGATCGAAGCGATGAACCGTGCAAGGGCGCTAGAGCCTTCAAGCTTTGTGCCCAATAAGCTGCTCGATACCCTGATCGAAAAAATGCATCTGAAGAACGATGCAGAGCTGTGCCGGGTGCTGGAAGTGCAGCCACCCATCATCAGCAAGATCCGGCATCGCAAGCTTGCCGTAGGCGCGACGATCCTGTTGCGCATGCACGAAAAATCGGAACTCAGTATCCGTGAATTAAAAGAATTATCGACTGCTTCAGTGCACTGACTAGCATTTTCTGTCCTTGCCATGCCAGGCGCCGGCATTGCAGTCTCCGGCGCCCACTTCCCCCTGCACAGCCCAAACCCCGCTGTCAGCATTTTTTCCCCGAATTACAACAGCCCCCGTCCCCCTCTTAAGGGAGAGGCCGCTTGCGCGCCGCCCCGCTAGACTGGACGCGCGAGGCCTTCCGCATTCCCCGCCCACCTACGAGGTCACCATGAAACTGCTGTTCGCTCTGAGCACTCTCAGCCTGGCCCTGCTGCCGCTGACGGGCTGCGATTCGCCCCAGGACAAGGCGGCGGCCAAGCCGGCCGGCACGCCGGTCTCGGCGGCGCTGGTGGTGCAAAAGGACATCGTCGAAACCCGGGAATTTCCGGGCCGGCTGGAAGCCATCGAGCGCGTCGAAATCCGGCCACGCGTGAGCGGCTACATCACCAGCGTGCACTTCACGCCGGGCAGCCTGGTCAAGAAAGGCGAGGTGTTGTTTACCATCGACGCCCGCCCCTACCAGGCCCAGCTAAACAAGGCCGAAGCGGACGCCCATTCGGCCCGCGCCCGCGCCGACCTGGCCAAGGTCGAACTGGAACGCGCCGAACGGCTGCTGGCCGACCGCGCCATTGCCCAGCGCGAATTCGACGAGCGCGCCTCCAGCCAGAAAGAGCTGGACGCCACCGCGCGCCACCCAAGCCGCCACCGAAGCGGCGCGCCTGAACATGGCGTACACCAAGGTGCTGGCGCCGATCGACGGGCGCGTCAGCAAGGCTGAAATCACGGTCGGCAATCTGGTCGACGGTAAGGCCGTGCTGACCTCGGTCGTTTCCACCGACCAGATCTACGCCAGCTTCGACGGCGACGAAGACACCTATCTGCGCGTGGCCGTGCTGAAGCGGGCCGGCATGCCGGTGCCGGTGCATATCGCCCTCAACAAGGAACAAGGTTACCCGCACGAAGGCGCACTCGAATTCATCGACAACCGCCTCGACACCAACACCGGCAGCGTGCGCATGCGCGCCGTGCTGAATAATGCCGAACGCAATCTCGTGCCCGGCCTCTTCGTGCGCGTCCAGGTCGCCGCCGGCAATGGCCGCCAGCAAACCACGCGCGCCCTGCTGGTAAACGAGCGCGCCATCGGCACCGACCTCAATCGCAAATTCGTCTTCATTGTCAACCGCGAAGGCAGGGCCGAATACCGCGCCGTCACACTCGGCGCGCAAGCCGGCGGCGGCCTGCGCATCGTGCAAAGCGGCCTCAAGCCCGACGACAAAGTCATCCTCGACGGCCTGCAGCACATCCGCCCCGGCGCCGCCCTGACCGTCCAAACCGTCGCCATGGACAGCCACAACAACAACGGCCAAGCCCTTTGATCCAAATCAAAAAATGTCCCACCCTGGTGTCAGGCACGAAGGTAGGACATTTGCTGATCCAGATCAAAGAATGTCCGACTCTGGTGCCTCGGCGGCCCCGCCTGGCACCAGGGTGGACATTTTTTGACTTTTGTCAAAGGCGGCGCTGCAGGCGCTGGAGGGCGGTGCGGAAGCTGGCGGGGGTTTGCAGGGCGCGTGACAGCACCAGCGCGCCTTGGATGCCGGCGACGGTTTCTTCGGCCAGTTCGCTGGCTTCCAAGGCGGCATGGCCGCTGCGCTGCAGGGCAGCGCCGAGGGCGGCGATCCAGGCGGCGAAGTAGCCTTGCACGCGGGCGGCGAAGCGGTCACGCTCGCTACCGAGGGCGAAGACACCGAGCAGACAGATGCGCTGGCCGGAATCAAAGTAGCGCTCCACATCGGCGAACATGCGGGCGATGCCGGCGCCCGGCTCGGCACTCTCGGCCAGCGGGGTGAAGATATTGTCGCGGAACCAGGCGTCGATGTCGGCCAAGACCGCGTCGGCCATTTCTTCTTTGCCGCCGGGGAAGAAGTGGTAGATGCTGCCTTTGCCCAGCCTGGTACCTTCGCCGATGCGCGCCAGACTGGCGCCTTCGAAGCCGTACTGGCGGAACACTTCCGCCAGCAGCGGCACGATGTCGGCTTTTTCTGCGATGAGTCGCGCCATTCCTATCCTTTAATACTTAAAAACCCAGCGCGCTCAAGCCCGGATGGTCGTCCGGACGCGGCCCGCTGGCGTCCCAGAAGAACTTGCGTTCGCTGGCCTGGATCGGGTGTTCGTTGATGCTGGCGTGGCGGTGGTGCATCAAGCCTTGCTCGTCGAATTCCCAGTTTTCGTTGCCGTAGGCGCGGAACCACTGGCCCGAGTCGTCATGGTATTCGTAGGCGAAGCGAACCGCAATGCGGGCGCCGTCGTAAGCCCATAACTCCTTGATCAGGCGGTAGTCGAGTTCACG
Encoded here:
- the phnE gene encoding phosphonate ABC transporter, permease protein PhnE gives rise to the protein MSQHEDHAVPAMPAAPRLHWSGPALGLALMALVIASFASLPLKWHDFFSTDAVASVAEFLAGFAPPETGSGFLRKTALATGETLAMSALGTLLAVAGGMLLALPGAGRFGRSARGAVRVLLNVLRSVPELVWASILLIAAGLGPFAGTLALAAHTAGVLGRLFADALENAAPLPEQSLRANGAPPLAAFFYATLPQTLPQMLSYTLYRWENNIRAAAILGVVGAGGLGQMLKYHLSLFQMQKAATVILAMLLLVALVDAVSFALRRALTR
- a CDS encoding nuclear transport factor 2 family protein, with the protein product MSTRPPLPPFTRDSAIEKVRLAENGWNTRDPEKIALAYTEDSWWRNRGEFAQGRAAIVALLKRKWTRELDYRLIKELWAYDGARIAVRFAYEYHDDSGQWFRAYGNENWEFDEQGLMHHRHASINEHPIQASERKFFWDASGPRPDDHPGLSALGF
- a CDS encoding efflux RND transporter periplasmic adaptor subunit codes for the protein MKLLFALSTLSLALLPLTGCDSPQDKAAAKPAGTPVSAALVVQKDIVETREFPGRLEAIERVEIRPRVSGYITSVHFTPGSLVKKGEVLFTIDARPYQAQLNKAEADAHSARARADLAKVELERAERLLADRAIAQREFDERASSQKELDATARHPSRHRSGAPEHGVHQGAGADRRARQQG
- a CDS encoding efflux RND transporter periplasmic adaptor subunit; protein product: MAYTKVLAPIDGRVSKAEITVGNLVDGKAVLTSVVSTDQIYASFDGDEDTYLRVAVLKRAGMPVPVHIALNKEQGYPHEGALEFIDNRLDTNTGSVRMRAVLNNAERNLVPGLFVRVQVAAGNGRQQTTRALLVNERAIGTDLNRKFVFIVNREGRAEYRAVTLGAQAGGGLRIVQSGLKPDDKVILDGLQHIRPGAALTVQTVAMDSHNNNGQAL
- a CDS encoding ABC transporter ATP-binding protein, with the translated sequence MLELRKLYKSYANGHPVLSGLSYRFRAGEFVAIMGESGVGKSTLLNLIAGLDHPDAGPGTPIVVDGVAMAALDDDAATKLRRERMGFIFQAFHVLPHLSLLQNVALPLLLNGMPQQRAAEMLAAVGLAGREHDYPQQLSGGEMQRVAIARALVHRPALVLADEPTGNLDPDTAGAILQLLQREIKASGACAIMVTHSHAAAAMADRTLILTKEGLQETTSVNALAQ
- a CDS encoding TetR/AcrR family transcriptional regulator → MARLIAEKADIVPLLAEVFRQYGFEGASLARIGEGTRLGKGSIYHFFPGGKEEMADAVLADIDAWFRDNIFTPLAESAEPGAGIARMFADVERYFDSGQRICLLGVFALGSERDRFAARVQGYFAAWIAALGAALQRSGHAALEASELAEETVAGIQGALVLSRALQTPASFRTALQRLQRRL